The DNA segment tttaatgaattttatgttttgtttttttttttgaattgtCAGCCTAAAACTAAtgaaatttatatttattttgaaaGCTTTTTTACTTTGAAACATTTTAACCACACTTGCCTGaaacttttgcacagtacagtatatatatttgtgtgtgtgtgaagtATACagcatacatgcagtacatatacagtatgcCTGTATGTGTTGATCCACCATAACATTAAAACCCCTGACAGATGATAGGGATAAAAAAAATCCCAGTGTAAATTCTGATGGATATATGACTAGGAAGGGCCATACCTAAAAACCACAAGTCGTATAGGCACTTCCCAATGATCTGTGGTTAATACTTACCTTAAGTCATCCCAGAAATGCCAAGAGATGATAAACTGGTGACAAGGTCAGATGCCCATACCCCTATCCATTAGTAAAATTACCTATAATGGCACATTCAGCATTAGAACTGGACAATGGTGAAGAGATAGTACCAAATGCCCTTATTCGCAGACGGCAATGACAGTATGATGATCTGGGCAATGTTTTGTTAAAAAGCCTTGGGTCCTTGCATACAAGTGCATGTTACCTTTACATGAATCATCTTTATTTTGTTGTATGCATGGCAGGAGTATATATTAGCATATGTCCTGTCTTATTCAGTGACAATTTGATGAGCCTGACAAAgagttcaggtttttttttaccttggcAATGGAGTAGATGGTATTTATACAAATCCCATTCACATACTGCAATAAAAACCTGCAGCACAGAGTCGGTTCTTCTGCGTTTTAGTTATTGCTGTAGATTCAGGGAGGAGAGATTAGCAATTTTTTCCCATCTGTACCCAGCCAGTGATGTTGGACAAGATTGCAAATTAATAAGCACTCATTAAGCTAAACTTAAATGTGATAGTTTAATAATTGTTTAGGTACAGCTGATTATATGACCGCTTTTCCTTAAATGTTTTGCTTTTGGGGGTAGCATCTTCCTTATGTGCTACCCAAGTTTGCTCATTTCTGCTCAATGGAAATTGTTGGCTTGTCTAAAACACCTACATCTAACATTGTGGTGCCTGCGACACCTTTAAAGACTACATGTTGGAGCCTACATGTTGGAAGTTATTAGATGCACAAGGTGGAAACACatattattaggttttaatagtaTGGTAGAtccgtgtatatatatgtaagagGGAAAAAATAAGGTAGGAAAGTTTAAAAGAAACCTTTCAgcataaattgacctaataaaccaccatCATTATGTCGTCAAGCAGATGAACATCttccaaatcatgtttctttcatggcccattttggtggcatcattcagatcCATTTgaagttggttgtataaagtcaaggaggtggaaagCTCTAGTGAAATTACTTAAGAATGCTTCCTTCACGGTAATTAATGGGCCTAAATCAAGGGATATCAGTAACAAGGTCTTCTGAAGTCTGGTTTGTAACATTAGTCACAACAGATAGGGTATTTTGagttggggagagcttgacttcaatgctaagCTCTCCACttccatgactttatgcaaccaatttaagtctcacttcaaagtagattttctaggTGATGGcaccacactgggacatgaaGGAAAAAATGATCTGGAAATTGTTAATATGCTCCACAACATACttgcagtggtttattaggtcaagttCTATTGGCAGGGTCTCTTTAAGTTAATTTTTATTTCTTACTTCAGTGCTTCAGCccgttatattttataataaaccAATACCATTTTGCATAATGGTTACTaacctataaaaataaatcagtTAACCCAGTCATTTGTCATATTCTAAAGAACGATTGATTAAGTTAACTATGTATTACACAGTTTAAAGTTAAGCTTTTATTTTcttagaaattaaaaaaataaatatttcaataTTAAATCGTGAAATGCATTCTAAGTTATGATAACGTACTAGATAGTTAATTAAGTTGGTTGGAATACCATCAAAGAGACGATTGCGTACCATTCAGACAAAAGTTatcttgtattgtttttttttaacagtggCAAAAAAATTAGCTACTGCGAATATTCTCAAAAAGGCAAAAAGGTTTACAACAAACATTAGAACTTAACTGGTTTGTTCTAATGAAATCTCATCTATTACCAAAATCTTCTCTCAGTCTTTGATACTTTAGATCAGGAATAGGCAGCGTGTGGCTTTCCAGCTCGTGCTGGGCCAAATCCCTTGGCGTTTTCTGCTATTTTCTGGCTGAACCACAAATTGCCTAAGCCTGCAATAAAATACTATACCACAGTGCTTATGTCATCAGCttcatcaggttttttttgccTGCTTGGCAGGGATTTCAAGTATTCTAGATGCCTCCTTGCATCCTCTTGGTTTTGCCGTACATAGTATACCACATATGATATCACCATGGTGaaccagccaaacatagtgaCCAACATGGCATAATCTGTTGTCCTTTTAGGAAGATTGCAAAGATCTGCATCATTAGCATTAGTCAGGAATGCCCGCCCCGCATGTTCATCCAGCACGGCTGTTTTGCAGATAACATTACTAGCAGTCTCATGATTAGATGCCATGCTTCGTAAAACCTGCTGAAGGGTACAGTCACAATGCCAGGGGTTGTTAGCAATCCGGGTCCTTGCCTTCAAGTTATTGAAAGCATTTTCGTGGACGCTTACAATCTGGTTATCTGACAGATCTAGAGTCTGCAGGCTCTCCGCCACTCCTTTGAAAGAATGTTCATCTATAAACTCAATAGCGTTTTTGGATAAGTTGAGAACTTTTAGTTGATGGAGATCTTTAAAAATCTCATTAGGGATAGAGGTTATCTGATTGGAGTCTAGGTAGAGTAAAACAGTTTCAGGGGGAATGTCTCTAGGTATTTCCTTGAGATTTGCATTACTGCAGCTGACATTTAAGCCTCCGGAATGAGAGCACAGACAGCCTTTGGGACACATACTGGCAGAATGAAAGCACAGTATCATCAGAACAAAGCTTTGTAGGAGCAGACACATGGAGAGAGAGCGGGTTAGCCACAGGTCTACCAAATTCATGCTTAGATGTCAGCATAATAACATGACTACTCCTCATTTACCCAAAGGAAGTAATAAAAGATGCACCAAAGCAAAGCTGTAGCTTCATTTTAGAGAGTTCTTAGAATGGAGGACGGTAGCGCTCATCAGTTCAAGGAAGGAACCTAAAGAAAATAACAAATAAAGCAAAATTAATTTAAatcaaataatataaaaatatgtattatAATGACAATAAATTTTGCCATAAAACAGTTCTGACAAGGTGttagttattttttatttcctaTAATTGAACTAGTACAATTCATCATGCCAATATCTGTCAGCCGCGAAGTTCTAGCATTAATCTTATTTTGCATGACCATCTTCTGTAACCCTGGCAGCTAATGTTCGCTACTCAATCAATCAATTCTGGCCCCTGGCAATCAGCTTAAGGCTCATTAGAACTTGGCAGGTAAAGAACATTATGATATGATGCATTGTTTGAAGAAACAGGACCAAGATTTATGCTTTAGTTTACATCATTGTTGACCCACGTGAAAGTGTGGCAAAAGCAAGCAAAGGTATTCATTTACAATGCATAATGAGAACATAGGCTGCATCAACACATTAGTCAGAAGTAGTTATAATGAATCCATCGGACTCAGCTGATGTACTGCATAAATTCACTATTAAACTCTTGCAAAGTTAACATCCATTTTAGACACTTAAAAGGGTCTCACGGTTAGTATATGTTATTTCTGGGATCATCATTGATCCCTATTGATCTGCATCCTTCACAGCAAGTGATTAACCCCTATAACAGTGGATTGCTTGTATAATGTACAGAACTGCTAAGCTAAGCAGCACTCTTTGTAGACATGCTCCCCTAGTAGCTGGCAATAGACTCCCAAGGGAAGGAAATATACAAATGAGTTTTCAGGGTGGAATGTGGAAAACTTTGTCCCAGCTCTTCCTTGTACAACAGCCACCTTATATCAAGGTATATCAACGAAGCCTCGTGACCAGTATATTTAATCCAAGTAGAATAGATTCCCAACTCTAAAAAAGACAGTTTCTACATAATTGGatctcatcagcacagtgtagAGAAATAAATTGTATATTTGAAAAGCTGTAAATGAACGTTGGGAATTAAACTAAAAGGTGAAACTAAAGGGTGCTTATTGTAAAATGCAACATGTGTATAGTACCGTATGCTATTCTATTAATGGTTGTCCAATGCTATCCTAGAGAAGATGCTCCCACTCTAAGAGCTGGGATCAAATGCACCTCAGATCCTGTCCATTTTACCCATTGATTATATTTACAAGGGTACAAAGGGTCCTCTTTACCCCAGGATGTCTGCCTACATACTTATAAGCAACCTGTCAGGTTGATGTGAGACAATAAGCCACCCACAGGTATTTATGGCCCGGTTGCTTAGTGTCGCAAATTGTATGAATGATCTATCTGGGTGCAtacaaaaacaacttttaaacttACTTCGCTCCATAGCTCTCGCGCCTGCATGCAGTGGCAATTGAGGTTGGAGAAGTACACCCTGGTTTCACTGTGCAAGTGCCATAGTTACAGTGCATGTGCAATGAAGCTGGGGCATCATTGAAGTAATGTGAGAAGAGATGCTGTCACAGAGATCTTCAGATGTGAATCATTGGAGTCATATCTAAGTGAGTATAAATGTTTGGGGGTTTTTCTCAATTTCTCCCATGGACCTGTAGTTGGTCTAGGGTTCTAAATTGACCTGACAGATTCTTTTTAAGCTTCACTCGGTATAATCCTATCACCATGTGCTCCAAAGACATCAGACAGACACATTTGTTTCACAtttcattgatcaacatttgcaCTGTGTATTAATTATTTGTGCTACTTTGTTGCATCACTGCGCAAAAATACATTCTATATTCTGCGGGGGGCAATTATTGAGAAATGCAGTAGATGTAACATACTACCAGCTGGTTGCAGTGGGTCAAGATTGTTATAGGCCCTGCCCTCTGAGCTGATGTGAGATTTTCTAACTGCCTCAAAATGACAAGTCAAAATGATTGCTGGGAGCAATCCATACAACATATATAGCACCATTGACAGATACATAGTAGTTTAATAGAAAGGCAGCGTTTAAGGTCTCACGCATCGAACACAACATCCATATATCACCAGCAAGATAGTGAGTGTCCAGAACAAATACCTTTCCAACAAGTACCGTAAACAGAAACAACATTTATTTTCATTGTATTTACACATAATTCACACTTGTAGAAAGAAAAGCATTTTAGTTTTATTTAGATACATGTTATTGTGTCATGATTGTTACAAGAGACCATTGCTTAAACTGAAATGAatttatgatgtatatatatatatatatatatatatatatatatatatatatatatatatacagtgcctacaagtagtgttcaaccccctgcagatttagcaggtttgataagaagcaaataagttagagccttcaaacttcaaacaagagcaggatttattaacagatgcataaatcttacaaaccaataagttatgttgctcagttaaattttaataaattttaaacataaaagtatgggtcaattattattcaacccctaggtttaatattttgtggaataacccttgtttgcaattacagctaataatcgtcttttataagacctgatcaggccggcacaggtctctggagttatcttggcccactcctccatgcagatcttctccaagttatctaggttctttgggtgtctcatgtggactttaatcttgagctccttccacaagttttcaattgggttaaggtcaggagactgactaggccactgcaacaccttgatttttttccctcttgaaccaggccttggttttcttggctgtgtgctttgggtcgttgtcttgttggaagatgaaatgactaCGCATCTTAAGATCATTGATGGAGGAgcagaggttcttggccaaaatctccaagtaggccgtgctatccatcttcccatggatgcggaccagatggccaggccccttggctgagaagcagccccacagcatgatgctgccaccaccatgcttgactgtagggatggtattcttggggtcgtatgcagtgccatccagtctccaaacgtcacgtgtgtggttggcaccaaagatctcgatcttggtctcatcagac comes from the Engystomops pustulosus chromosome 5, aEngPut4.maternal, whole genome shotgun sequence genome and includes:
- the LRRC3B gene encoding leucine-rich repeat-containing protein 3B, translating into MNLVDLWLTRSLSMCLLLQSFVLMILCFHSASMCPKGCLCSHSGGLNVSCSNANLKEIPRDIPPETVLLYLDSNQITSIPNEIFKDLHQLKVLNLSKNAIEFIDEHSFKGVAESLQTLDLSDNQIVSVHENAFNNLKARTRIANNPWHCDCTLQQVLRSMASNHETASNVICKTAVLDEHAGRAFLTNANDADLCNLPKRTTDYAMLVTMFGWFTMVISYVVYYVRQNQEDARRHLEYLKSLPSRQKKPDEADDISTVV